Proteins from a genomic interval of Piscinibacter sp. HJYY11:
- a CDS encoding PQQ-dependent dehydrogenase, methanol/ethanol family, with protein sequence MKKHWIAMFAMVLGAGVPLAAHAQAKGSEEHIRAVTSRIDGRAIAQNTTTRDWPSYGLDYAETRFSRLEQINEKNVKELGLVWSYNLESTRGVEATPLVVDGIMYVTASWSVVHAVDVRTGKRIWTYDPKVPRDVGVKGCCDVVNRGVALYKGRVYVGSFDARLIALDAATGKVVWEKDTSIDRKRPYTITGAPRVFKGMVIIGNGGAEYGVRGYITAYDAETGAEKWRFFTVPGDPAKPYESEALARAAKTWDPSNKYWEAGGGGTVWDSITFDPQLNLLYIGTGNGSPWSRAKRSPGGGDNLFLASIVAINPDTGQYVWHYQETPGDNWDYTSTQPMILADIKVAGKPRKVILHAPKNGFFFVIDRTNGKFISAKNFVDVNWATGYDDKGFPIETAIARSPDKGYDSIPGPLGAHNWHPMSYSPKTGLVYLPAQNIPLTLMDNKNYKFNEMTLGVPGSNQGWNTAMFIGAVPATSKPFGRLLAWDPVKQKEAWRHEHVSPWNGGTLVTAGNLVFQGTAEGRFIAFNAKTGEKLWETPTGTGVIAAPNTYMVDGKQYVSIAVGWGGSYGLAQRASDKIGPGTVYTFAVGGKAPLPEVAQVKLNALLQGVAYEPKHVPEGQGLYVASCVLCHGVPGVDRGGNIPNLGYSHPDVINNLEAWVFGGAAKDKGMPDFTGKLKPEDIPKLKAFIQGVPDSIRPKK encoded by the coding sequence ATGAAGAAGCACTGGATCGCCATGTTCGCCATGGTGCTGGGCGCGGGCGTGCCGCTCGCCGCGCACGCGCAGGCCAAGGGCTCGGAAGAGCACATCCGCGCCGTCACCTCGCGCATCGACGGCCGCGCCATCGCCCAGAACACCACCACCCGCGACTGGCCGAGCTACGGCCTCGACTACGCCGAGACACGCTTCTCCAGGCTCGAGCAGATCAACGAGAAGAACGTCAAGGAGCTCGGCCTCGTCTGGAGCTACAACCTCGAATCGACGCGCGGCGTGGAAGCGACGCCACTGGTGGTCGACGGCATCATGTACGTCACCGCCTCGTGGAGCGTGGTGCACGCCGTCGACGTGCGCACCGGCAAGCGCATCTGGACGTACGACCCGAAGGTGCCGCGCGACGTGGGCGTGAAGGGCTGCTGCGACGTGGTCAACCGCGGCGTGGCGCTCTACAAGGGCCGTGTCTACGTCGGCTCGTTCGACGCGCGACTGATCGCACTGGACGCCGCCACCGGCAAGGTCGTGTGGGAGAAAGACACCTCCATCGACCGCAAGCGCCCGTACACCATCACCGGCGCGCCACGCGTGTTCAAGGGCATGGTGATCATCGGCAACGGCGGCGCCGAGTACGGCGTGCGCGGCTACATCACCGCCTACGACGCCGAAACCGGCGCCGAGAAGTGGCGCTTCTTCACCGTGCCGGGCGACCCGGCCAAGCCGTACGAGAGCGAAGCGCTCGCGCGCGCCGCCAAGACCTGGGACCCGAGCAACAAGTACTGGGAAGCCGGCGGCGGCGGCACGGTGTGGGACAGCATCACCTTCGACCCGCAGCTCAACCTGCTCTACATCGGCACCGGCAACGGCTCGCCATGGTCGCGCGCCAAGCGCAGCCCGGGCGGCGGCGACAACCTCTTCCTCGCCTCCATCGTCGCGATCAACCCCGACACCGGCCAGTACGTCTGGCACTACCAGGAGACCCCGGGCGACAACTGGGACTACACCTCCACGCAGCCGATGATCCTGGCCGACATCAAGGTCGCCGGCAAGCCGCGCAAGGTGATCCTGCACGCACCGAAGAACGGCTTCTTCTTCGTCATCGACCGCACCAACGGCAAGTTCATCAGCGCGAAGAACTTCGTCGACGTGAACTGGGCCACCGGCTACGACGACAAGGGCTTCCCCATCGAGACCGCGATCGCCCGCAGCCCCGACAAGGGCTACGACAGCATCCCCGGGCCGCTGGGCGCCCACAACTGGCACCCGATGTCGTACAGCCCGAAGACGGGCCTCGTCTACCTGCCGGCGCAGAACATCCCGCTGACGCTGATGGACAACAAGAACTACAAGTTCAACGAGATGACGCTCGGCGTGCCCGGCTCCAACCAGGGCTGGAACACCGCGATGTTCATCGGCGCGGTGCCCGCCACCAGCAAGCCCTTCGGCCGCCTGCTCGCGTGGGACCCGGTCAAGCAGAAGGAAGCCTGGCGCCACGAGCATGTGTCGCCGTGGAACGGCGGCACGCTGGTGACCGCCGGCAACCTCGTCTTCCAGGGCACGGCCGAAGGCCGCTTCATCGCCTTCAACGCCAAGACCGGCGAGAAGCTGTGGGAAACGCCCACCGGCACCGGCGTGATCGCCGCACCCAACACCTACATGGTCGACGGCAAGCAGTACGTGTCGATCGCGGTGGGCTGGGGCGGCTCGTACGGCCTCGCGCAACGCGCAAGCGACAAGATCGGCCCGGGCACCGTCTACACCTTCGCGGTGGGCGGCAAGGCGCCGCTGCCCGAAGTGGCGCAGGTCAAGCTCAACGCGCTGCTGCAGGGTGTGGCCTACGAGCCCAAGCACGTGCCCGAAGGCCAGGGCCTGTACGTCGCGAGCTGCGTGCTGTGCCACGGCGTGCCGGGGGTCGACCGCGGCGGCAACATCCCCAACCTCGGCTACTCGCACCCCGACGTGATCAACAACCTCGAGGCCTGGGTGTTCGGCGGCGCCGCCAAGGACAAGGGCATGCCCGACTTCACCGGCAAGCTGAAGCCGGAAGACATCCCCAAGCTGAAGGCCTTCATCCAGGGCGTGCCGGATTCGATCCGCCCCAAGAAGTAG
- a CDS encoding M14 family metallopeptidase, with the protein MPQPPAQRFDTFYPYDALTQLLFDYATAYPALVRIDSIGKSHEGRDIWVATVTNQHTGDAADKPGFWVDGNIHAAELTASTAVLYYLQQLVQGFDTDRDIAHLLDTRVVYLCPRLNPDGAELALAERPRHIRSSTRRYPFEEEPVDGLTMEDVDGDGRILFMRQRDPHGPYKKCAQDPRLMVPREPGEFGGEYYRLMPEGFVKNYDGLTIRVNKDLEGLDLNRNFPAGWRQEHEQVGAGPYPTSEPEVRAMVDFILKHPNIGAGISYHTHSGVILRPPGTHGDDDMTPEDLWSYKRFSALGEKLTGYPAVSIWHDFKYHPKEVITGTQDWVYEHLGALFWVVELWAPNREAGITEYKWIDWYREHPVEDDLKLLKWSDEQCGGLAHVDWKPFLHPQLGAVEIGGWDKMNYWRNPPPHLREREVARFPKWMTQVALSLPRLEVLRTEVRALGPDTWRVRFAVGNSGWLPAYVTKRALERKVVRGVVFEIHLPAGDPTVSLVSGQERIDGPQLEGHAPPNSLQAFLPHREVTGDRAVGEWVVRAPKGTRLALSAQADRAGAVRAEVSLD; encoded by the coding sequence ATGCCCCAGCCGCCCGCCCAACGCTTCGACACCTTCTACCCCTACGACGCGCTGACGCAGCTGCTGTTTGACTACGCCACCGCCTACCCGGCGCTCGTGCGCATCGACTCCATCGGCAAGAGCCACGAGGGCCGAGACATCTGGGTGGCGACCGTCACCAACCAGCACACCGGCGACGCGGCCGACAAGCCCGGCTTCTGGGTCGACGGCAACATCCACGCGGCCGAGCTCACCGCCAGCACCGCGGTGCTGTACTACCTGCAGCAGCTGGTGCAGGGCTTCGACACCGACCGCGACATCGCGCACCTGCTCGACACGCGCGTGGTCTACCTCTGCCCGCGCCTCAACCCCGACGGCGCGGAGCTCGCGCTGGCCGAGCGGCCGCGACACATCCGCTCGTCCACCCGCCGCTACCCCTTCGAGGAGGAGCCCGTCGACGGCCTGACGATGGAAGACGTCGACGGCGACGGCCGCATCCTCTTCATGCGCCAGCGCGACCCGCACGGCCCCTACAAGAAATGCGCGCAGGACCCGCGGCTGATGGTGCCGCGCGAGCCCGGCGAGTTCGGCGGCGAGTACTACCGGCTGATGCCCGAAGGCTTCGTGAAGAACTACGACGGCCTCACGATCAGGGTCAACAAGGACCTCGAGGGTCTCGACCTCAACCGCAACTTCCCCGCCGGCTGGCGGCAGGAGCACGAGCAGGTGGGCGCCGGCCCCTACCCGACGAGTGAGCCCGAGGTGCGGGCGATGGTGGACTTCATCCTGAAGCACCCCAACATCGGTGCCGGCATCAGCTACCACACGCACAGCGGCGTGATCCTGCGCCCGCCGGGCACGCACGGCGACGACGACATGACGCCGGAAGACCTGTGGTCGTACAAGCGCTTCAGCGCCCTGGGCGAGAAGCTCACCGGCTACCCCGCGGTCAGCATCTGGCACGACTTCAAGTACCACCCGAAGGAAGTCATCACCGGCACGCAGGACTGGGTCTACGAGCACCTGGGCGCGCTCTTCTGGGTGGTGGAGCTGTGGGCGCCGAATCGCGAGGCCGGCATCACCGAGTACAAGTGGATCGACTGGTACCGCGAGCACCCGGTGGAAGACGACTTGAAGCTGCTGAAGTGGAGCGACGAGCAGTGCGGTGGGCTCGCGCACGTCGACTGGAAACCCTTCCTGCACCCGCAGCTCGGCGCGGTCGAGATCGGCGGCTGGGACAAGATGAACTACTGGCGCAACCCGCCGCCGCACCTGCGCGAGCGCGAGGTGGCGCGCTTCCCGAAGTGGATGACGCAGGTCGCGCTCTCGCTGCCCCGGCTCGAAGTGCTGCGCACCGAAGTGCGCGCGCTCGGGCCGGATACCTGGCGCGTGCGCTTTGCCGTTGGCAACAGCGGCTGGCTGCCGGCCTACGTGACCAAGCGCGCGCTCGAGCGCAAGGTGGTGCGCGGCGTGGTGTTCGAGATCCACCTGCCGGCCGGCGACCCGACGGTGTCGCTCGTCAGCGGGCAGGAGCGCATCGACGGCCCGCAGCTCGAAGGCCATGCGCCGCCGAACTCGCTGCAGGCCTTCCTGCCGCACCGCGAGGTGACCGGGGATCGGGCCGTGGGCGAATGGGTGGTGCGGGCACCGAAAGGCACGCGCCTCGCGCTGAGTGCGCAGGCCGACCGCGCGGGCGCGGTGCGCGCCGAGGTGTCGCTGGACTAG
- a CDS encoding DUF6929 family protein, with protein MASATLLAQTLRPLTVRPRQHPRGLDHVSAASGLVCAHGRAYVVCDDEHHLAVFDDAQRPGTLHRLLHGDLPPDAVERKRRKADFEALLLLEGYPTHGAQALVALGSGSTPQRDTGVALVLDGQGRPTKDLCRFSLTALYQPLRSALGEINIEGAFLQGDELVLLHRGGQGGADNAVLRLQRAQLVAAIGGRGGIGPAPEITHLALGALDGVPLGFTDGAALSGGGWVFCAAAEDTQDSYADGACAGGAVGVVNAAGELTALHRLASLHNTHQKPEGIAVRERRDGLDLCLVTDADDPARAAELLLARL; from the coding sequence GTGGCTTCGGCCACCCTGCTCGCGCAGACCCTGCGCCCCCTCACCGTCCGGCCGCGGCAGCACCCGCGCGGGCTCGACCATGTGTCGGCCGCGAGCGGGCTCGTCTGCGCGCACGGCCGCGCCTATGTGGTGTGCGACGACGAGCATCACCTCGCCGTGTTCGACGACGCCCAGCGCCCCGGCACCCTGCACCGCCTGCTGCACGGCGACCTGCCGCCCGACGCGGTGGAGCGAAAGCGCCGCAAGGCCGACTTCGAAGCGCTGCTGCTGCTCGAGGGCTACCCCACGCACGGCGCGCAGGCACTGGTCGCGCTCGGCTCGGGCTCCACGCCGCAGCGCGACACCGGCGTGGCCCTCGTGCTCGATGGCCAGGGCCGGCCGACGAAGGACCTGTGCCGCTTCTCGTTGACCGCGCTCTACCAGCCGCTGCGCAGCGCGCTCGGCGAGATCAACATCGAAGGCGCCTTCCTGCAAGGCGACGAGCTGGTGCTGCTGCACCGCGGCGGGCAAGGCGGGGCCGACAACGCGGTGCTGCGCCTGCAGCGGGCGCAACTCGTGGCGGCGATCGGCGGGCGTGGCGGCATCGGGCCGGCGCCGGAGATCACGCACCTTGCGCTGGGGGCGCTCGACGGCGTGCCGCTCGGCTTCACCGACGGTGCGGCCTTGTCGGGCGGCGGCTGGGTCTTCTGCGCCGCGGCCGAAGACACGCAGGACAGCTACGCCGACGGTGCGTGCGCCGGCGGTGCCGTCGGCGTGGTGAACGCGGCCGGCGAGCTCACGGCGCTGCACCGGCTGGCCAGCTTGCACAACACGCACCAGAAGCCCGAAGGCATCGCGGTGCGCGAGCGCCGCGATGGGCTGGACCTGTGCCTCGTCACCGACGCCGACGACCCGGCCCGCGCCGCCGAGCTGCTGCTCGCGCGGCTCTGA
- a CDS encoding class II glutamine amidotransferase, producing the protein MCQLLGMNANTPTDLMFSFTGFSKRAEEHKDGFGIAFFEDAGVRLFVDAQSAESSPVAEMVRRYPIHSANVIAHIRKATQGRVTLQNTHPFQRELWGRYWAFAHNGDLKAYAPTLHGAFRPVGDTDSERAFCWLMQELAKAHAGVPTITELTHTLSELVPRIAAHGTFNFMLSNGQALWAHCSTHLHYIVRQHPFRAARLQDEDMSVDFAAVTTPHDRVAVVVTEPLTADETWQPFAPGELRVFVDGAPVA; encoded by the coding sequence ATGTGCCAGCTGTTGGGCATGAACGCGAACACCCCGACCGACCTGATGTTCAGCTTCACCGGCTTCTCGAAGCGGGCCGAGGAGCACAAGGACGGCTTCGGCATCGCCTTCTTCGAAGACGCCGGCGTGCGCCTCTTCGTCGACGCGCAGAGCGCCGAGTCGTCGCCGGTGGCCGAGATGGTGCGGCGCTACCCGATCCACAGTGCCAACGTCATCGCGCACATCCGCAAGGCCACGCAGGGCCGGGTGACGCTGCAGAACACCCACCCCTTCCAGCGCGAGCTGTGGGGCCGCTACTGGGCCTTCGCGCACAACGGCGACCTGAAGGCCTATGCGCCCACGCTGCATGGTGCCTTCCGCCCGGTGGGCGACACCGACAGCGAGCGCGCCTTCTGTTGGCTGATGCAGGAGCTTGCAAAAGCACACGCCGGCGTGCCGACCATCACCGAGCTCACGCACACGCTCTCCGAGCTGGTGCCGCGCATCGCCGCGCACGGCACCTTCAACTTCATGCTGAGCAACGGCCAGGCGCTGTGGGCGCACTGCTCGACGCACCTGCACTACATCGTGCGCCAGCACCCGTTTCGCGCCGCGCGCCTGCAGGACGAGGACATGAGCGTCGACTTCGCCGCCGTCACCACGCCGCACGACCGCGTGGCCGTCGTCGTGACGGAGCCGCTCACCGCGGACGAGACCTGGCAGCCGTTCGCGCCGGGCGAGCTGCGAGTGTTCGTGGACGGCGCGCCGGTGGCGTGA
- a CDS encoding NAD(P)/FAD-dependent oxidoreductase gives MNLTLAQLPSRCDVLVVGAGPAGSAAATALARAGNDVVLVDQRSFPREKVCGDGLIPDAHAALARLGVLEEVMARAQRATHVGCIAPRGGRVDVPGRLAVLPRRELDDIVCRNAVRAGARMFAPVHFDAPLTDTAGRVCGASLSQGDETREVYAEWVVLATGAVPQALLAAGLCERQGPSAVALRGYVKNEAQAGRIKALEVVWHRKLRPGYGWIFPCGEGVFNIGVGVFGHAKEDVNLKRLFEGFCEFYAPARELTAGGELLGPLKGAPLRCTLDGARHSRPGLLVTGEAAGSTYAFTGEGIGKALETGLLAAEALLSKRSDAEVRLSYEQSLHTLKPRFQLYERANRVNAHPWLVDLLIWRARKSERLVRRMAGVLEETSNPAQLLSAKGVFRLFTE, from the coding sequence ATGAACCTGACCCTGGCCCAACTTCCATCGCGCTGCGACGTGCTGGTGGTGGGCGCCGGCCCCGCCGGCAGTGCGGCCGCGACAGCCCTCGCGCGCGCCGGCAACGACGTGGTGCTGGTCGACCAGCGCAGCTTCCCGCGCGAGAAGGTGTGCGGCGACGGGCTGATCCCCGATGCCCACGCCGCACTCGCGCGCCTGGGCGTGCTGGAGGAAGTGATGGCGCGTGCGCAACGCGCCACCCACGTGGGCTGCATCGCGCCGCGCGGCGGCCGTGTCGACGTGCCGGGCCGCCTGGCGGTGCTGCCGCGGCGAGAGCTCGACGACATCGTCTGCCGCAACGCCGTGCGGGCCGGCGCGCGCATGTTTGCGCCGGTGCATTTCGACGCGCCGCTCACCGACACCGCCGGGCGTGTCTGCGGCGCGTCGCTCTCGCAGGGCGACGAGACGCGCGAGGTCTACGCCGAGTGGGTGGTGCTCGCCACCGGCGCGGTGCCGCAGGCGCTGCTGGCCGCCGGCCTGTGCGAGCGCCAGGGGCCATCTGCCGTGGCGCTGCGGGGTTATGTGAAGAACGAGGCGCAGGCCGGCCGCATCAAGGCGCTCGAAGTGGTGTGGCACCGCAAGTTGCGCCCGGGCTACGGCTGGATCTTCCCGTGTGGCGAGGGCGTGTTCAACATCGGCGTGGGCGTCTTCGGCCATGCGAAGGAAGACGTGAACCTGAAGCGCCTGTTCGAGGGCTTCTGCGAGTTCTACGCACCGGCCCGCGAGCTGACGGCCGGCGGCGAGCTGCTGGGCCCGCTGAAAGGCGCGCCGCTGCGCTGCACGCTCGACGGTGCGCGCCACAGCCGCCCGGGCCTTCTGGTGACGGGCGAGGCCGCGGGCAGCACCTATGCCTTCACCGGTGAAGGCATCGGCAAGGCGCTCGAGACCGGCCTGCTCGCAGCGGAAGCGCTCCTCTCGAAGCGCTCCGACGCCGAGGTGCGCCTCAGCTACGAGCAGAGCCTGCACACGCTCAAGCCGCGCTTCCAGCTCTACGAGCGCGCCAACCGCGTCAACGCCCACCCGTGGCTCGTCGACCTGCTGATCTGGCGCGCCCGCAAGAGCGAGCGCCTGGTGCGGCGCATGGCCGGCGTGCTCGAAGAGACCAGCAACCCGGCGCAGCTCTTGAGCGCCAAGGGTGTGTTCCGACTGTTCACGGAGTAA
- a CDS encoding MerR family transcriptional regulator codes for MPRKPGTLKIGELSRRTLRSVHTIRWYEAQGLMPGVQRDSAGRRLYQEEHVAWLDLMERLRLTGMTISEMRRYATLVKQGKATIADRHALFAAHRERVLATIEDWKIGLALLDRKLDYYGEWLSTGRRPTVGPYEVTPPARRPRTLAARPARTAARSRPR; via the coding sequence ATGCCCCGCAAGCCCGGCACCCTGAAGATCGGCGAGCTGTCTCGCCGCACTCTGCGCAGCGTGCACACCATCCGGTGGTACGAGGCGCAGGGCTTGATGCCGGGCGTGCAGCGCGACAGCGCCGGCCGGCGGCTCTACCAGGAAGAACACGTGGCCTGGCTCGACCTGATGGAGCGCCTGCGCCTGACCGGCATGACGATCAGCGAGATGCGGCGCTACGCCACGCTCGTGAAGCAGGGCAAGGCCACCATCGCCGACCGGCATGCGCTCTTCGCGGCGCACCGCGAGCGTGTGCTCGCGACCATCGAAGACTGGAAGATCGGCCTCGCCCTGCTCGACCGCAAGCTCGACTACTACGGCGAGTGGCTGTCGACCGGCCGACGGCCGACGGTCGGCCCCTACGAAGTCACGCCACCGGCGCGCCGTCCACGAACACTCGCAGCTCGCCCGGCGCGAACGGCTGCCAGGTCTCGTCCGCGGTGA
- a CDS encoding nuclear transport factor 2 family protein gives MSTTTLTAENTRVARRFIECFNANDIAGALDLFAPDICYRLMGKPDRLPSSGPKDKAQIAEVFERMNSRLNGGLRMWVKNTIAERDQVAMEVESRGELKNGRIYNNEYHMLVTLRDGKIVDLKEYYDSFHVWDTWFRRDEPTPETSS, from the coding sequence ATGAGCACCACCACCCTCACTGCCGAGAACACCCGCGTCGCCCGCCGCTTCATTGAGTGCTTCAACGCGAACGACATCGCAGGCGCACTCGACCTCTTCGCGCCCGACATCTGCTACCGGCTGATGGGCAAGCCCGACCGCCTGCCGAGCTCAGGCCCGAAGGACAAGGCGCAGATCGCCGAAGTCTTCGAGCGCATGAACTCGCGGCTGAACGGCGGCCTGCGCATGTGGGTCAAGAACACCATCGCCGAACGTGACCAGGTGGCGATGGAAGTGGAGTCGCGCGGCGAGCTGAAGAACGGCCGCATCTACAACAACGAGTACCACATGCTCGTCACGCTGCGCGACGGCAAGATCGTCGACCTGAAGGAGTACTACGACTCCTTCCACGTGTGGGACACCTGGTTCCGCCGCGACGAGCCCACTCCCGAGACGAGCAGCTGA
- a CDS encoding endo-1,4-beta-xylanase produces MSTSQFFPALKRAIACTGVALGLLCAAGSAHAQLATGKPKFLGNIIAGSVPQSFNTYWNQVTPENSGKWGSVEAQRNQMNWGPLDTAYNYARANGFPFKQHTFVWGAQEPGWIGSLGASQQAYEVEEFMRLYCQRYPQTQYIDVVNEPISQPASYRNALGGAGSTGWDWIVWSFQKARQHCPTAKLLLNEYGIINDATKLNRYKGIVNILKARGLIDGVGIQAHYFSMDNLSAATMKANLDSLAQAGVPIFVSELDMTGDDSTQLARYQRLFPGLWTHPGVAHVTLWGYIEGQTWVANSHLVRRDGSERPAMAWLKNYVRTTQIGGGGDGGTSKAIVVRARGTTGQESVTLRIGGTAVRTWTLSTTMTSYTINTTLSGGSTLEFTNDATGRDVQVDYLSVNGSVRQAEAQTYNTGVYQNGACGGGSGRSEWLHCNGAIGFGAL; encoded by the coding sequence GTGAGCACATCCCAGTTCTTCCCGGCCCTGAAGCGCGCCATCGCCTGCACCGGCGTCGCGCTGGGCCTGCTGTGCGCCGCCGGCAGTGCGCACGCGCAGCTCGCCACAGGCAAGCCCAAGTTCCTCGGCAACATCATCGCGGGCAGCGTGCCGCAGAGCTTCAACACCTACTGGAACCAGGTCACGCCCGAGAACTCGGGCAAGTGGGGCTCGGTCGAGGCCCAGCGCAACCAGATGAACTGGGGCCCGCTCGACACCGCCTACAACTACGCGCGCGCCAACGGCTTCCCGTTCAAGCAGCACACCTTCGTGTGGGGCGCGCAGGAGCCCGGCTGGATCGGCTCGCTCGGCGCCTCGCAGCAGGCCTACGAGGTCGAGGAGTTCATGCGCCTGTACTGCCAGCGCTACCCGCAGACGCAGTACATCGACGTGGTCAACGAGCCCATCAGCCAACCCGCGAGCTACCGCAACGCCCTGGGCGGCGCCGGTTCGACCGGATGGGACTGGATCGTCTGGTCGTTCCAGAAGGCGCGCCAGCACTGCCCCACCGCCAAGCTGCTGCTCAACGAATACGGGATCATCAACGACGCCACCAAGCTCAACCGCTACAAGGGCATCGTCAACATCCTGAAGGCGCGTGGGCTGATCGACGGCGTGGGCATCCAGGCGCACTACTTCAGCATGGACAACCTCAGCGCCGCCACGATGAAGGCCAACCTCGACTCGCTGGCGCAGGCGGGCGTGCCCATCTTCGTGTCGGAGCTCGACATGACCGGCGACGACTCGACGCAACTCGCGCGCTACCAGCGTCTCTTCCCCGGCCTGTGGACGCACCCCGGCGTGGCGCACGTGACGCTGTGGGGCTACATCGAAGGCCAGACCTGGGTCGCCAACTCGCACCTCGTGCGCCGCGACGGCAGCGAGCGCCCTGCGATGGCCTGGCTGAAGAACTACGTGCGCACCACGCAGATCGGCGGCGGTGGCGACGGCGGCACGAGCAAGGCCATCGTCGTGCGCGCCCGCGGCACGACCGGCCAGGAAAGCGTGACCCTGCGCATCGGCGGCACCGCGGTGCGCACCTGGACGCTGAGCACGACCATGACCAGCTACACCATCAACACCACGCTGTCGGGCGGCTCGACCCTCGAGTTCACCAACGACGCGACCGGCCGGGACGTGCAGGTCGACTACCTGAGCGTCAACGGCAGCGTGCGCCAGGCCGAGGCACAGACCTACAACACCGGCGTCTACCAGAACGGCGCATGTGGCGGCGGCAGCGGGCGCAGCGAATGGCTGCACTGCAACGGCGCCATCGGCTTCGGCGCGCTGTGA
- the ypfH gene encoding esterase: MTASALAHLPPSGPTELLFLLFHGVGEDASKMTPLAQRLAAEYPQAAVICLNAPDPFEGEGGQGWQWFSPAGLTEASRVERVAAALPRFIAVVRAVQQQFHMGWERTALAGFSQGAVMSLEAVQAEPQLAGRVLAFAGRHATPPAHAPVDTTVHLFHGMTDRVIPPGPAIDSAERLVALGGDVTADVLPHIGHELHPALMDKAIEQLRTFLPKKVWREAMSDAPVISGSASSRDLGH; the protein is encoded by the coding sequence ATGACCGCGTCCGCACTTGCCCATCTGCCGCCCAGCGGCCCGACCGAATTGCTGTTCCTGCTGTTCCACGGCGTGGGGGAGGACGCCTCGAAGATGACGCCGCTCGCCCAGCGGCTTGCCGCCGAGTACCCGCAGGCGGCGGTGATCTGCCTCAACGCACCCGACCCCTTCGAAGGCGAGGGCGGCCAGGGCTGGCAGTGGTTCTCGCCGGCGGGGCTGACCGAAGCCTCGCGCGTCGAGCGGGTGGCGGCGGCCTTGCCGCGTTTCATCGCCGTCGTGCGTGCGGTGCAGCAGCAGTTCCACATGGGCTGGGAGCGCACCGCACTCGCCGGTTTCTCGCAGGGCGCGGTGATGTCGCTCGAAGCGGTGCAGGCCGAGCCGCAACTCGCCGGCCGCGTGCTCGCCTTCGCCGGCCGCCATGCCACGCCGCCCGCCCACGCGCCGGTCGACACCACGGTGCACCTCTTCCACGGCATGACCGACCGTGTGATCCCGCCCGGCCCGGCCATCGACTCGGCCGAGCGACTGGTCGCGCTCGGGGGCGATGTGACCGCCGACGTGCTGCCGCACATCGGCCACGAGCTGCACCCGGCGCTGATGGACAAGGCCATCGAGCAGCTGCGCACCTTCCTGCCGAAGAAGGTGTGGCGCGAGGCGATGAGCGATGCGCCGGTGATTTCAGGCAGCGCGTCGAGCCGGGACCTCGGGCACTAG